Proteins encoded together in one Cyprinus carpio isolate SPL01 chromosome B14, ASM1834038v1, whole genome shotgun sequence window:
- the LOC109102209 gene encoding heterogeneous nuclear ribonucleoprotein A/B-like isoform X1: protein MSDAEQQYMETSENGHEDDLNGAGQYEEGDGEAQAAAQGDAGAEDTAGDEEDPQNGSSDGGQIDASKGEEDAGKMFVGGLSWDTSKKDLKDYFSKFGEVTDCTIKMDPNTGRSRGFGFILFKEPASVDKVLAQKEHRLDGRQIDPKKAMAMKKEPVKKIFVGGLNPETTEERIREYFGAFGEIETIELPMDPKTNKRRGFVFITFKEEEPVKKVVEKKYHNVSGTKDTTGKEGLCEIKIAQPKEVYQQQQYGGRFGGRGRGRGGQGQNWNQGYNNYWNQGYGNQGYGYGGQQGYGGYGGYGNYDYSGGYYGYGGGYDYNQGNTSYGKTPRRGAHQGSYKPY, encoded by the exons ATGTCAGACGCCGAGCAGCAGTATATGGAAACCTCAGAAAACGGCCACGAGGACGATCTGAACGGAGCCGGGCAGTACGAGGAGGGCGACGGGGAGGCGCAGGCCGCGGCGCAGGGGGACGCCGGGGCCGAAGACACGGCCGGGGACGAGGAAGACCCGCAAAACGGCTCATCGGACGGGGGGCAAATTGATGCCAGCAAAGGAGAGGAAGATGCAGG GAAAATGTTCGTTGGAGGGCTCAGCTGGGACACTAGTAAAAAGGATCTTAAAGATTACTTCTCTAAATTTGGAGAGGTGACGGACTGCACCATCAAAATGGACCCCAACACCGGGCGATCAAGGGGATTTGGGTTTATTCTTTTTAAAGAGCCAGCCAGTGTAGACAAG GTTTTAGCACAAAAAGAGCACAGACTGGATGGACGACAGATCGACCCCAAGAAGGCAATGGCCATGAAGAAAGAGCCCGTTAAGAAGATCTTTGTCGGCGGGCTGAACCCCGAAACTACAGAAGAGAGGATCCGCGAGTATTTTGGTGCCTTTGGCGAG ATTGAGACTATTGAACTTCCAATGGATCCAAAGACAAATAAGAGGAGAGGGTTTGTCTTCATTACCTTCAAGGAAGAAGAGCCTGTCAAGAAAGTTGTAGAAAAGAAATATCACAACGTCAGTGGAACCAAGGACACAACTGGAAAAGAAGGCCTT tgcgAGATTAAGATTGCACAGCCAAAAGAAGTGtaccagcagcagcagtatggagGTCGTTTTGGAGGAAGAGGAAGGGGGCGTGGAG GCCAGGGTCAGAACTGGAATCAGGGCTACAATAACTACTGGAATCAAGGCTACGGGAACCAAGGTTATGGGTACGGCGGCCAGCAAGGTTATGGTGGATACGGAGGCTACGGCAACTATGATTACTCGGGTGGATACTATGGCTACGGCGGCGGATATGACTACA ACCAGGGCAATACAAGCTATGGAAAAACTCCAAGACGTGGGGCTCACCAGGGTAGCTACAAGCCATACTGA
- the LOC109102716 gene encoding guanine nucleotide-binding protein subunit beta-2-like 1, with amino-acid sequence MTEQMTVRGTLKGHSGWVTQIATTPQFPDMILSASRDKTIIMWKLTRDETSYGIPQRALKGHSHFVSDVVISSDGQFALSGSWDGTLRLWDLTTGTTTRRFVGHTKDVLSVAFSADNRQIVSGSRDKTIKLWNTLGVCKYTIQDDSHTEWVSCVRFSPNSSNPIIVSCGWDKTVKVWNLANCKLKTNHIGHTGYLNTVTVSPDGSLCASGGKDGQAMLWDLNEGKHLYTLDGGDNINALCFSPNRYWLCAATGPSIKIWDLEGKIIVDELKQDIITTNSKAEPPQCTSLAWSADGQTLFAGYTDNLIRVWQVTIGTR; translated from the exons ATGACCGAGCAGATGACAGTAAGGGGGACCCTCAAGGGCCATAGTGGATGGGTGACCCAAATCGCCACCACACCCCAGTTTCCCGACATGATTCTGTCCGCGTCCCGGG ACAAGACCATCATCATGTGGAAGCTGACCCGTGATGAGACCAGCTATGGCATCCCGCAGCGTGCTCTGAAGGGCCATTCCCACTTTGTGAGTGATGTTGTGATCTCGTCTGATGGTCAGTTCGCCCTGTCTGGCTCCTGGGATGGCACCCTGCGCCTGTGGGACCTGACAAC TGGCACTACAACCCGCCGTTTTGTTGGACACACCAAGGATGTTCTGAGCGTGGCTTTCTCTGCTGACAACCGTCAGATCGTGTCTGGATCCAGAGACAAGACCATCAAGCTGTGGAACACCCTGGGAGTCTGCAAGTACACCATCCAG GATGACAGCCACACTGAATGGGTGTCCTGTGTGCGTTTCTCTCCCAACAGCAGCAACCCCATCATTGTGTCCTGCGGGTGGGACAAAACGGTCAAG GTATGGAATCTTGCTAACTGCAAGCTGAAGACCAACCACATTGGCCACACTGGATACCTGAACACAGTGACCGTGTCTCCTGATGGATCTCTGTGTGCCTCTGGTGGAAAG GATGGACAAGCCATGCTGTGGGACCTGAACGAGGGCAAGCACCTTTACACCCTGGACGGTGGTGACAACATCAACGCCCTTTGCTTCAGCCCCAACCGCTACTGGCTGTGTGCCGCCACTGGACCTAGCATCAAGATCTGG GATCTGGAGGGCAAGATCATTGTTGATGAGCTGAAGCAGGACATCATCACCACCAACAGCAAGGCTGAGCCGCCTCAGTGCACTTCTCTGGCCTGGTCTGCTGATGGACAG ACTCTCTTTGCTGGCTACACTGACAACCTGATCAGAGTGTGGCAGGTGACCATTGGAACCAGATAG
- the LOC109102209 gene encoding heterogeneous nuclear ribonucleoprotein A/B-like isoform X2, which yields MSDAEQQYMETSENGHEDDLNGAGQYEEGDGEAQAAAQGDAGAEDTAGDEEDPQNGSSDGGQIDASKGEEDAGKMFVGGLSWDTSKKDLKDYFSKFGEVTDCTIKMDPNTGRSRGFGFILFKEPASVDKVLAQKEHRLDGRQIDPKKAMAMKKEPVKKIFVGGLNPETTEERIREYFGAFGEIETIELPMDPKTNKRRGFVFITFKEEEPVKKVVEKKYHNVSGTKDTTGKEGLCEIKIAQPKEVYQQQQYGGRFGGRGRGRGGQGQNWNQGYNNYWNQGYGNQGYGYGGQQGYGGYGGYGNYDYSGGYYGYGGGYDYSRKATEQEPAVWSQ from the exons ATGTCAGACGCCGAGCAGCAGTATATGGAAACCTCAGAAAACGGCCACGAGGACGATCTGAACGGAGCCGGGCAGTACGAGGAGGGCGACGGGGAGGCGCAGGCCGCGGCGCAGGGGGACGCCGGGGCCGAAGACACGGCCGGGGACGAGGAAGACCCGCAAAACGGCTCATCGGACGGGGGGCAAATTGATGCCAGCAAAGGAGAGGAAGATGCAGG GAAAATGTTCGTTGGAGGGCTCAGCTGGGACACTAGTAAAAAGGATCTTAAAGATTACTTCTCTAAATTTGGAGAGGTGACGGACTGCACCATCAAAATGGACCCCAACACCGGGCGATCAAGGGGATTTGGGTTTATTCTTTTTAAAGAGCCAGCCAGTGTAGACAAG GTTTTAGCACAAAAAGAGCACAGACTGGATGGACGACAGATCGACCCCAAGAAGGCAATGGCCATGAAGAAAGAGCCCGTTAAGAAGATCTTTGTCGGCGGGCTGAACCCCGAAACTACAGAAGAGAGGATCCGCGAGTATTTTGGTGCCTTTGGCGAG ATTGAGACTATTGAACTTCCAATGGATCCAAAGACAAATAAGAGGAGAGGGTTTGTCTTCATTACCTTCAAGGAAGAAGAGCCTGTCAAGAAAGTTGTAGAAAAGAAATATCACAACGTCAGTGGAACCAAGGACACAACTGGAAAAGAAGGCCTT tgcgAGATTAAGATTGCACAGCCAAAAGAAGTGtaccagcagcagcagtatggagGTCGTTTTGGAGGAAGAGGAAGGGGGCGTGGAG GCCAGGGTCAGAACTGGAATCAGGGCTACAATAACTACTGGAATCAAGGCTACGGGAACCAAGGTTATGGGTACGGCGGCCAGCAAGGTTATGGTGGATACGGAGGCTACGGCAACTATGATTACTCGGGTGGATACTATGGCTACGGCGGCGGATATGACTACA GTCGTAAAGCTACCGAGCAGGAGCCAGCGGTCTGGTCACAGTGA
- the LOC109102224 gene encoding nucleoside diphosphate kinase homolog 5-like, protein MECDSPQKPRIFVERTLALIKPDAIHKTDEIEDVILQSGFTVLQKRRLQLSPEQCSDFYAEHYGKLHFPHLTAFMSSGPVVALALARHQAIATWKAIMGPVSSIKARETHPDCLRARFGTCDLRNAVHGSESFSAAEREIRFMFPNSVIEPIPMGDAAKDYLSRYVSPTLLTGLTELSKKKPLDPFTWLADWLMKNNPNKPKISDGTVVEEAAV, encoded by the exons ATGGAGTGCGACAGTCCTCAAAAACCTCGTATCTTCGTGGAGAGAACGCTGGCTTTAATTAAACCTGATGCCATCCACAAAACTGATGAAATCGAGGACGTTATTCTTCAATCTGGCTTTACAGTTCTTCAG AAAAGAAGGCTTCAGCTGAGTCCAGAGCAATGCAGTGATTTCTACGCTGAGCATTATGGGAAGCTGCATTTTCCCCATCTGACTGCCTTCATGAGCTCCGGACCGGTTGTTGCTCTAGCACTGGCCCGACACCAGGCTATTGCCACCTGGAAAGCCATAATGGGACCAGTCAGCAGCATAAAAGCTAGAGAGACACATCCTGACTG TCTGAGAGCGAGGTTCGGCACGTGTGACCTGCGGAATGCGGTGCATGGCAGCGAATCCTTCTCTGCTGCTGAGAGGGAGATCAGGTTCATGTTTCCCAACT CTGTGATTGAACCTATTCCTATGGGAGATGCTGCCAAAGATTACTTGAGCAGGTACGTCAGCCCAACACTTCTCACCGGACTGACAGAGCTGAGCAAGAAAAAGCCACTGGACCCTTTT acatggcttGCAGACTGGTTGATGAAGAATAACCCTAATAAGCCCAAAATATCTGATGGAACAGTAGTAGAGGAGGCAGCAGTGtga